The bacterium nucleotide sequence GGATCGTGCGGGACGCCATGATCCAGGCGCTTTCCCGTCCGGAGAAGGACACGCTCTGGCACAAGGATCCCAACGCCACGAAGATCGACGTGCTCGAATTCCGGGACGGGTTCCGCAAGATCGCCCTGCTCGACCGGTACGACGCGAAGCTCCAGTGCGGGCAGTGCCACGTGGAGTACAACTGCAACCCCGGGTACGACCCGGTGACGGGCGAATATTCCATCAAGGCGGCGGACCCGAGGACCAACCATTTCCCGCTCAAGGACGTCCTGCAGATCTACGACCATTACAACACCCTGGGATTCCGCGACTTCAAGCACACGCTGACCGGCGGACTGCTGTGGAAGGCGCAGCACCCGGAGGCCGAGACGTTCTGGAACTCGACGCACGACAAGGCGGGGGCGAGCTGCAACACCTGCCACATGCCGAAGGTGCGCAACGCGAAGGGGAAGGTGTACACCTCCCACTGGCAGACGAGCCCGCGGAACTACCTGAAGCAGACGTGCCTCACGTCGAAGTGCCACCCGGAGTTGACGGAGGCGCAGGCCGCCTACGAGATCGACTCCGTCCGGAACTTCACCAAGGGGAAGATGCGCAAGGCGGAGTTCTGGCTCTCCGCGCTGATCGACAAGATCGTCGAGGGGAAGAAGGCGGGGCTGCCGCCCGGGTTGATTAAGGAGGCGCAGGAGCAGCACCAGAAGGCGCACGTTCTCTGGGAGTGGTGGACGGCGGAGAACTCCGACGGCTTCCACAACCCTGCATTGGCGCGCGAGTCGCTGACGCGGTCGGTCGAGGAGTCGCGCAAGGGGATCAAGCTGGTGAACGACGCCCTGGAGAAGAAGACGGCGGCGAAATGACCTCCCGGGGGGCGGCCCGCAACGACCGCCTCCCTTTTTCCGATTCCCTTTATAATGGATGTCGTGATGATGAAATACCGGGAGACCAGCAGAAGGGGATTCCTCAAGATCGCCGGGGCCGCCGCCGGGCTTGCCGCGGCCGGACCGCTGCTGCGGAGCGCCTACGGGACCTCCCGGTCCGCTGCGGCGTCCTCCCCGGCCCAGGGGGAGGAGAAACGCGCCCTGGGGACCACCGGGTTCCGGATCTCCACCGTCGGCTTTGGCGCGATGACCACGCGGGACCCGGAGGTGATCCGGTTCGCCATCGACCGCGGCGTCGACTACGTCGACACGGCGGACTGCTACATGGGCGGGGAGAACGAACGGATCGTGGGCAGGGCGCTTGCCGGGGTCCGGAACAAGGTGATCCTGGCCTCCAAGGTCCACATCGCCCCGGTAGACCGGATGATCCGGTCCGCCGAGAACAGTCTTCGCTCCCTGAAGGTCGACGTCATCGACATCCTCCAGCTCCACGGGGTCAGCACGGAAGGCGAGGTCACCGACGGGCGCGCCCGCGAGGCGCTGCAGAAACTGATCGACCAGGGGAAGGTGCGCGTCGCGGGCGTCACCACCCACAGCGGGCAGGAGACCGTCCTGCGGGCCGTACGGAAGCACGGGTTCTACAAGACGGTGCTCGTGGCGTACAACTTCCGCTCCGACACGGGCGTCACGGCGGCGGTCAAGAACGCCCTGGGCATGAGCGAAGGGCTCTCGAACACGATCCGGTCGGTCGGTGAGTCCGGGGTCGGCATCATCGGGATGAAGACCCAGGCCGGCGGGTATCCTTCGCCGGCGGGAGGCGCAAGCCCGCACCAGGCGGCGCTCGCCTGGGTCCTTTCGAATCCCGGCGTGGC carries:
- a CDS encoding aldo/keto reductase — its product is MMKYRETSRRGFLKIAGAAAGLAAAGPLLRSAYGTSRSAAASSPAQGEEKRALGTTGFRISTVGFGAMTTRDPEVIRFAIDRGVDYVDTADCYMGGENERIVGRALAGVRNKVILASKVHIAPVDRMIRSAENSLRSLKVDVIDILQLHGVSTEGEVTDGRAREALQKLIDQGKVRVAGVTTHSGQETVLRAVRKHGFYKTVLVAYNFRSDTGVTAAVKNALGMSEGLSNTIRSVGESGVGIIGMKTQAGGYPSPAGGASPHQAALAWVLSNPGVAAAIPGMTTYAQVEENLGARGKRFTFVDRFTLHRYAMEIGDRHCGLCGACAGQCPQGVDIPSVLRSLTYLDGYREPGLARSAYHSLPAGRNAEACGGCSSCLVVCRLRLPVGRLTRETHERLAG